In one window of Sphingomonas glaciei DNA:
- a CDS encoding nuclear transport factor 2 family protein has product MASEGNVRIEALEHQLMRAWLEGDRKAMKKLLSSRFRLVVGAKSPVLLDRKSLIEAAGTGWRLNGYRVGNSVYSRTIGPSALFAAELELKIEIDGVDLSGSWWMADYWRRSGIAQRWQLADRQMARIDEGSPFPDAVRGLQLWR; this is encoded by the coding sequence ATGGCAAGCGAGGGTAACGTGCGTATCGAGGCGCTGGAGCATCAGTTGATGCGGGCGTGGCTCGAGGGTGACCGCAAGGCGATGAAGAAGCTGCTGTCCAGCCGCTTCCGCCTGGTGGTCGGAGCCAAGTCGCCGGTGCTGCTCGACCGCAAGAGCCTGATCGAAGCGGCCGGCACCGGGTGGCGGCTGAACGGCTACCGGGTCGGCAACAGCGTCTACTCGCGCACCATCGGGCCCTCGGCCCTGTTCGCGGCCGAGCTAGAGCTCAAGATCGAGATCGACGGGGTGGACCTGTCGGGCTCCTGGTGGATGGCCGACTATTGGCGCCGTTCGGGCATCGCCCAGCGTTGGCAGCTGGCCGATCGGCAAATGGCGCGGATCGACGAGGGCTCGCCCTTCCCCGACGCGGTTCGCGGGCTCCAGCTCTGGCGCTAG
- a CDS encoding helix-turn-helix domain-containing protein, which translates to MTDVTTPDPRLASMAPEELRSHMRALGYRTQNDLAAAIGVSRSAVSLWLEGKVGVPRPVAMLLRMLVAAQRRAY; encoded by the coding sequence ATGACCGACGTCACCACCCCGGATCCGCGCCTCGCCTCGATGGCGCCAGAGGAGCTGCGCAGCCACATGCGCGCGCTCGGCTATCGGACCCAGAACGACCTTGCCGCCGCGATTGGCGTCAGCCGTTCGGCCGTATCGTTATGGCTGGAAGGAAAGGTCGGCGTGCCGCGTCCGGTCGCCATGCTGCTTCGGATGCTGGTCGCGGCCCAGCGCCGCGCTTACTAG
- a CDS encoding P-II family nitrogen regulator produces the protein MKKVEAIIKPFKLDDVKDALHDVGVSGMTVTEVKGFGRQKGHTELYRGAEYVIDFLPKVKIEVVVEDSLVANTVEAIASAARTGRIGDGKIFVSPVDQAIRIRTGDQGADAI, from the coding sequence GTGAAGAAGGTCGAAGCGATCATCAAGCCGTTCAAGCTGGACGACGTGAAGGACGCGCTCCACGACGTCGGGGTCAGCGGCATGACCGTGACCGAGGTCAAGGGCTTCGGCCGTCAGAAGGGCCATACCGAGCTGTATCGCGGCGCCGAATATGTCATCGACTTCCTGCCCAAGGTGAAGATCGAGGTCGTCGTCGAGGACAGCCTGGTCGCCAACACGGTGGAAGCCATCGCCAGCGCCGCGCGCACCGGCCGGATCGGCGACGGAAAGATCTTCGTCTCGCCGGTCGATCAGGCGATCCGGATCCGCACCGGGGATCAGGGTGCGGATGCGATCTGA
- a CDS encoding phosphocholine cytidylyltransferase family protein, giving the protein MAMRQAIILSAGQGSRLGQLTYDRPKCLIEFGGRSLLDRQLDVAAACGIERVVVVTGFREDAVEAALERRRAAGQGPQVRTLFNPFYKVADNTGSLFMAREALSGDTLVWNGDTMVSPALMKKVVANRQEGICVTIDRKAEGYDADDMKVVEEDGRLRSIGKRLADADGVNAESIGLLAFRGDGTERFRGAIEAAMRSPEGTQIWYLRVIHHLAQDSAVWTLDIAGQQWGEVDFPEDIERAEAMVSGW; this is encoded by the coding sequence CTGGCCATGCGTCAGGCAATCATCCTGTCGGCGGGACAAGGCTCCCGGCTCGGCCAACTCACCTACGACCGGCCCAAGTGCCTGATCGAATTCGGCGGGCGCAGCCTGCTGGACCGCCAGCTCGACGTTGCCGCCGCCTGCGGGATCGAGCGGGTGGTAGTGGTCACCGGATTTCGCGAGGATGCGGTGGAAGCCGCGCTCGAGCGGCGCCGGGCGGCGGGGCAGGGGCCGCAGGTGCGCACCTTGTTCAACCCCTTCTACAAGGTCGCCGACAACACCGGCTCGCTGTTCATGGCGCGCGAAGCGCTGAGCGGGGACACGTTGGTGTGGAACGGCGACACCATGGTCAGCCCCGCACTGATGAAAAAGGTAGTGGCCAACCGCCAGGAAGGGATTTGCGTCACCATCGACCGCAAGGCTGAGGGCTATGATGCCGACGACATGAAGGTGGTCGAAGAGGACGGAAGACTGCGCTCGATCGGCAAGCGCTTGGCGGATGCCGACGGCGTGAACGCGGAGTCGATCGGCCTGCTCGCCTTTCGCGGCGACGGGACCGAGCGGTTCCGGGGCGCGATCGAAGCGGCAATGCGCTCGCCCGAGGGGACGCAAATCTGGTACCTCAGGGTCATCCACCACCTGGCGCAGGATAGCGCGGTGTGGACGCTCGACATCGCCGGACAGCAGTGGGGCGAAGTCGACTTCCCCGAGGATATCGAGCGCGCCGAGGCGATGGTCTCCGGCTGGTAA
- the map gene encoding type I methionyl aminopeptidase has product MTQYITVAAEDRSEARSGVIKLHGEDGFAGMRAAGRLAAEILDALVPLVAPGVTTSEIDDTVFRLMREAGAVPATLGYRGYTHSCCTSINQVVCHGIPADKPLKDGDIINIDVTPILDGWHGDSSRMYMVGDVGVKARRLVDVTYECLMLGLDQARPGNRLGDISHAIQQHAEKHRYSVVRDFCGHGLGRLFHDSPEVVHAGRPGTGPELKPGMFFTVEPMINIGRADCKMLDDGWTAVTRDRSLSAQFEHSIGITEDGCEIFTASPKGLDKPPY; this is encoded by the coding sequence ATGACTCAGTATATTACCGTCGCCGCCGAGGACCGCAGCGAAGCCCGTAGCGGCGTGATCAAGCTTCATGGCGAAGACGGCTTCGCCGGCATGCGGGCCGCGGGCCGCCTCGCCGCCGAGATCCTCGACGCGCTCGTTCCCTTGGTCGCGCCGGGCGTCACCACCAGCGAGATCGACGACACGGTCTTCCGCCTGATGCGCGAAGCGGGCGCGGTGCCGGCGACCCTTGGCTATCGCGGCTATACCCACAGTTGCTGCACCTCGATCAACCAGGTCGTCTGCCACGGCATTCCGGCCGACAAGCCGCTCAAGGACGGCGACATCATCAACATCGACGTGACCCCCATCCTTGATGGCTGGCACGGCGATTCAAGCCGAATGTACATGGTCGGCGACGTCGGGGTTAAGGCGCGTCGGCTGGTCGACGTCACCTACGAATGCCTGATGCTGGGGCTCGATCAGGCCCGTCCCGGCAACCGGCTCGGCGACATCAGCCACGCGATCCAGCAGCATGCCGAAAAACATCGCTATTCGGTGGTGCGCGATTTCTGCGGCCATGGCCTCGGCCGGCTGTTCCACGACAGCCCGGAGGTTGTCCACGCCGGCCGCCCCGGTACCGGCCCCGAACTCAAGCCCGGCATGTTCTTCACGGTCGAACCGATGATCAACATCGGCCGCGCCGACTGCAAGATGCTCGACGACGGCTGGACCGCGGTGACCCGCGACCGCTCGCTGTCGGCGCAATTCGAACATTCGATCGGGATCACCGAAGACGGTTGCGAAATCTTTACCGCCAGTCCCAAGGGGCTCGACAAGCCGCCTTACTGA
- a CDS encoding competence/damage-inducible protein A: MTSTRTWTAALLIIGDEILSGRTQDRNVAQVATWLNVQGIRLAEVRVVPDVLEKIVAAANALRSENDYLFTTGGIGPTHDDITVDAIAAALGVEVVIHPDARAILERYYETRGGVTDARLRMARVPDGAELIVNKVSGAPGIRHGSIFILAGVPHIAAGMLDALTGTLEGGLPVVSVTLGGMVPESEVADLLRETERAHEGIAIGSYPFFREGRVGANFVVRSESREEAQAVADLLQASMESAGYQVVMGGV, from the coding sequence ATGACAAGCACCCGCACCTGGACCGCCGCACTCCTCATCATCGGTGACGAGATCCTGTCCGGACGGACGCAGGACCGCAATGTCGCGCAAGTCGCGACCTGGCTCAACGTGCAGGGCATCCGGCTGGCCGAGGTGCGGGTGGTGCCCGACGTGCTCGAGAAGATCGTCGCGGCCGCCAACGCGCTGCGCAGCGAGAACGACTATTTGTTCACCACCGGCGGGATCGGGCCGACCCACGACGACATCACAGTCGATGCGATCGCCGCCGCGCTGGGGGTCGAGGTGGTGATCCACCCCGACGCTCGGGCCATCCTCGAGCGCTATTACGAAACCCGCGGCGGAGTGACCGACGCGCGTCTGCGGATGGCGCGGGTGCCGGACGGGGCGGAACTCATCGTCAACAAGGTGTCGGGGGCGCCGGGCATCCGTCATGGCAGCATCTTCATCCTTGCCGGCGTGCCGCACATCGCGGCGGGCATGCTCGATGCGCTCACAGGGACGCTGGAGGGCGGGTTGCCGGTAGTTAGCGTTACGCTGGGCGGGATGGTCCCCGAAAGCGAGGTCGCCGACCTGCTGCGCGAGACCGAGCGCGCCCACGAGGGCATTGCGATCGGCTCCTATCCCTTCTTCCGCGAGGGCCGCGTCGGGGCCAATTTCGTGGTTCGTTCGGAAAGCCGGGAAGAGGCGCAGGCGGTCGCCGACCTGCTCCAGGCCAGCATGGAAAGCGCCGGCTATCAGGTGGTGATGGGCGGGGTCTGA
- a CDS encoding DUF4440 domain-containing protein, whose amino-acid sequence MEDERIWAMEEKLWHGSDEVYERLVDENVVMSLPAEPFIFSRDQAKAAVKDTPRWEQVNFSDTRVNRPHEGLIVIGYQVEATRGEETYRCYASSTLMRRGHEDWTVVHHSQVVPPKAVVDS is encoded by the coding sequence ATGGAAGACGAACGCATCTGGGCAATGGAAGAAAAGCTCTGGCACGGCAGCGATGAGGTCTACGAGCGGCTGGTCGATGAGAATGTCGTGATGAGCCTGCCGGCCGAGCCATTCATTTTCAGCCGCGACCAAGCCAAGGCCGCGGTCAAGGACACGCCGCGGTGGGAGCAGGTGAACTTCTCCGACACCAGGGTGAACCGCCCGCACGAAGGGCTGATCGTGATCGGCTACCAGGTCGAGGCGACACGCGGCGAGGAGACCTATCGCTGCTACGCCAGTTCGACCCTGATGCGCCGCGGGCACGAGGACTGGACCGTGGTCCACCACAGCCAGGTGGTGCCGCCCAAGGCGGTGGTCGACTCCTGA
- a CDS encoding MarR family winged helix-turn-helix transcriptional regulator, producing MEQLAWDIGETSHALRRAFDRRAAELGITRAQWRVLAHLDHQPGQRQVDLAERMDIEPITLCRIVDKLEEAALVERRRDPGDRRAWQLYLRDSAAPLVLRLHALAEAFSAEVFGNLDPAELERSRALLATIRNNISGMAPRSKASA from the coding sequence ATGGAACAACTAGCCTGGGATATCGGCGAGACCTCGCACGCCTTGCGCAGGGCGTTCGATCGCCGCGCCGCCGAACTCGGCATCACCCGTGCGCAATGGCGGGTGCTGGCGCACCTGGACCATCAACCGGGGCAGCGGCAGGTCGACTTGGCGGAGCGGATGGACATCGAGCCGATTACGCTCTGCCGCATCGTCGACAAGCTGGAGGAGGCCGCCCTGGTCGAGCGGCGGCGCGATCCGGGCGACCGGCGCGCGTGGCAACTTTACCTGCGGGACAGCGCAGCGCCGCTGGTCCTCAGGCTCCACGCCCTGGCCGAAGCCTTTTCGGCCGAGGTGTTCGGCAATCTCGACCCCGCAGAACTGGAACGCTCGCGCGCGTTGCTCGCGACTATTCGCAACAACATCAGCGGCATGGCGCCGCGTTCGAAGGCATCGGCATGA
- a CDS encoding HlyD family secretion protein has protein sequence MNQETKITGTPIEDEPVVEAGEVAATAPIKKPGKARRLLLFLIVPLLLLAAGGWMWWSGQGKVETDNAQLKQDITSVGAQVGGPIAEVLVKEGQQVRAGQLLFRIDPAPYRVALLAAEAQLAAAQLAERQVVTAAAGTTADISGAQAQLAINERALARQAELLRQGFTTRVRYDEALADVTASRTALADARSRAANAGAAIAQGGEQPGEAAARAAIAKAQLDLARTEVRAPTSGTVSNTDRLLTGQQAVPGIGLLSLVASTEAWVEANFKEKDLARMAPGQRAHIEIDAYPGLELSGRVASIGAGTGSEFAILPAQNANGNWVKVTQRVPVRIRFDGKPSKPVIAGLSATVTVDVE, from the coding sequence ATGAACCAGGAAACCAAGATCACCGGCACTCCGATCGAGGATGAACCGGTCGTCGAGGCGGGCGAGGTCGCCGCCACGGCGCCGATCAAGAAGCCCGGCAAGGCACGGCGCTTGCTGCTGTTCCTGATCGTGCCGTTGCTGCTGCTCGCTGCCGGCGGATGGATGTGGTGGTCGGGCCAGGGCAAGGTCGAGACCGACAATGCGCAGCTGAAGCAGGACATCACCTCGGTCGGCGCGCAGGTCGGCGGACCGATCGCCGAGGTGCTGGTCAAGGAAGGCCAGCAGGTCCGCGCCGGGCAGCTGCTGTTCCGGATCGACCCCGCCCCCTATCGCGTCGCCCTGCTGGCCGCCGAGGCGCAGCTTGCCGCGGCGCAGCTGGCCGAGCGTCAGGTCGTGACGGCGGCGGCCGGCACCACCGCCGACATCAGTGGGGCGCAGGCCCAGCTGGCGATCAACGAGCGCGCGCTAGCGCGGCAGGCCGAACTGCTGAGGCAGGGCTTCACCACCCGCGTCCGTTATGACGAGGCGCTGGCCGACGTCACCGCGTCGCGCACCGCGCTGGCCGATGCCCGTTCGCGCGCGGCGAACGCCGGTGCAGCGATCGCGCAAGGTGGCGAGCAGCCGGGTGAGGCGGCGGCCCGTGCCGCCATCGCCAAGGCGCAGCTCGACCTCGCCCGCACCGAAGTGCGCGCGCCGACGTCGGGCACGGTCTCCAACACCGACCGCCTCTTGACCGGTCAGCAGGCAGTACCTGGGATCGGCCTGCTGAGCCTGGTCGCTTCCACCGAGGCGTGGGTTGAAGCCAATTTCAAGGAAAAGGACCTGGCGCGGATGGCTCCGGGGCAGCGTGCCCATATCGAAATCGACGCCTATCCTGGCCTCGAGCTTAGCGGACGGGTCGCCAGCATTGGTGCCGGCACCGGCAGCGAGTTTGCGATCCTTCCGGCGCAGAATGCCAACGGCAACTGGGTCAAGGTGACGCAGCGCGTGCCGGTCCGGATCCGCTTCGACGGCAAGCCGTCCAAGCCGGTGATCGCGGGCCTCAGTGCCACGGTCACGGTGGATGTGGAGTAA